Part of the Tepiditoga spiralis genome, CTTGGTGAAGGTATTGGTTTAAGACTTTTTATGCTTATAGTTGGTGAAGCTATTACTATTTTTTATGTTATGAAGTATGCAAAAAAAGTAAAACAAGATCCAAGTAAATCTTTAGTTGCAGATATGTTTGATAAAAACAAAGAACATTTTTTACATGCAAAATCAGAAAATGATTTTCCAGAGTTAAATGGAAGAAGAAAAGCTGTTCTTTGGATTTTTGCAGCAACGTTTATTGTTATGGTTTATGGTGTAATTCCATTTTCTGATATAGGTATTACAGCAATTCCAACTCTTTACTGGTGGTTTGGGGAATTAACAACATTATTCTTTGTATCAGCTGTAATAATAGGTATCGTTTATGGAATGAAAGAAGAAGAATTAGTTGGAGCATTTATAAATGGTGCAAGAGATTTATTGGGTGTTGCAATAATAATTGGTGTTGCAAGAGGTATAACTATAGTAATGAATAATGGTAATATAACAGATACCATTCTTCATTTAGGTGAAGGATCATTGGCAAAATTAAGTTCTTCTGTTTTTGCAATAGTAACTTATTTATTCTATTTACCTTTATCTTTCTTAATCCCTTCAACATCAGGATTGGCAACTTTATCTATGCCTATTATGGCTCCACTTGGAGACTTTGCACATGTATCAAGAGATATAATTATAACTGCTTATCAATCAGCAAATGGTATACTTAATTTATTTACACCAACGAGTGCAGTTGTTATGGGTGGTCTTGCTATTGCAAGAGTTCCTTACGGAACATGGCTAAAATTTTTATGGAAATTATTAGCAATATTATTCGTATTCTCTATCTTATCTTTAGTAATAGGTGTTGCTTTATAAAAAAAATAACCCAAGTAAAATACTTGGGTTATTTTTTTTGTTTATTAAAAAACTTGTCCAAAACCAAATGTATACTTTCCAACTAAGTTTTTATCCCATGAATATTCAAATCTTACTTGTCCTAACATAGGTATTGTTAACTTCAATCCAGTACCAAATGACCATATTGAATCTTCTAATAACTTTGATGGATCATCTTTTGCATTTCCATAATCTCCAAATATAAATAAATCAATTGGAATAGTTTGTGTAGATAGTTCATATGAAAGTTCAGCATTCATCAATAATTGAGAATCTGCATTTAATGTTCCAAAATCATATCCTCTAACTGTATACATACCACCAATTGAATAAAATGATTTTAAATTAGATGGATCATTTACATATCCAACCTTAACTCTCGTTCCAAGTGTGAATTTTTGAAATGTTGTAAAGTATTTTGTTTCTATATTTCCACCCAGATATTTTTTTGATGGTTCAATTACATTTATTCCTCCCATAACATCTAAAGATAAATATTCACCATTGTATACTCTATATAAACCATCTAATTTATTATATAAAAATCCAGTACTTGCTGTAAAATCAGAGTACTTTGAATTATCTTCTTTTGTATAATCATTATAAGCCATTGACGTTGTAATATAAGAAAAATCTGAAATTTTAAATCTTGGGCTAATACCTACTGATATTTGATTAGTAATTGTAGAACCAAATGTACTTTCATACTTTCCTGATGGTAAATACATATATTTAGAGTTAAATCCCATATCTACATTTGAACTAAATAATTTAATTACATTGTAATCAAATCCAGCTTCATACTGATTTGATACTGGATTTAATTTAACATTTAACCCAAAAGTTTGTCCATATCCAAATGGATTTGGCATTTTTAAGTCCGTTGTAAAACTAAAACCTTCATACCATTGTTTATTTTCTAATGGTGTCCATGTTCCACCAAACATAAATTTTCTAAGTTTTGTTGATTCTTTTGGTTTTAAAATTATATCTATTTTATCCCCATCTTCTTTTGGTAATATATCTAATTTACTGTAAAAACCTGATCCAGTAAAAGATGTATATGTATTTCTTAAATCTTTTTGATTCAAGACATTTCCTTCTTTTATTTTTACAAAAGAATTTATTATATAGTCTTGTGTTTTAGCAGTTGCTTCTTTACTAATTTCTACTTTTCCTACTTTCATTTCATCAAATTTAAAAGTTATAATGTTATTTTCTATAATAGGAGTTATATTAACATATAAGTACCCATTATCTAAATACACTTTTTTTAAGTTATCCAAAGCATTTAATAAATCAATATTTGAAATAGTTTCTTTTTTCATAAATAATGATATACTTTCTTTTAATTTAAAGTTATCTATACTATTATTTCCTTTAAATACTACATTTTTTATTTTTATATCTTTATCAATTATTTGTTTTGGTTTACCACTAAATACTAATAATAATTCTCCACCTTTATTTTCTTTTATGTTTATTTCTTTAAATCCCATTTTTGTATTTTCATCAAAGTATTCAAGTTGTTTTAATTTATTCATTATTTGATAGTATTTTTGTATACTTAAATATGTTTCTTTTACATCTGGTCTAAATAAGAAAAATTTATTATTATATTCTTTTCTAAATTCAAAGCCAAGTTCATTTTTTATTTTTTCTTTATTTAATTTTTTCATATCTCCTTGAAGTTCTATATCCCATAAAGAATATTCTTTAATTTCAAAAACAAGTGTTCCGTTTTTATATTCTTTATTATTTACTTTAGTAGCTTCAATAGTTAATTTATTAGAATTGAGTTTTATATTAGAATTTATTGAAATATAAACATAACCTTTTGAATTATAAAGTCTTTGTATATTTTTACCACTATTTTTATAATCTGTTATATTTAATGGAATGTCTTTTTTTAAAGTTATATTAGATAATATATCCTTTTTATCTACTAAACCGTCTCCTAATATTTCTACTTTTATATCTTTTACAATAGGATTTGGGGTTATTTCTATATTTAATACTCCAGTTTTTTCATCTAATTTATAGTTTAACGATGTAAAATAACCAAGTTCATTTATTTGTTTTAAAGCTAATTGTATATCAATATCACCAACAAGATGATCTTTTTGTATTTCATAATCTTTTAAAATTTTATCTACTTTAGTTGCAGCATAACTAATATCATTACTAAATTTTATATCTGTTAGTTTAGTTATAGAAAAAGATGTAATAAATATAAAGGTTAAAAATACTATCAATAAAAATTTTTTCATCAATTTTCCTCCTTGATTTCTGTTTCTAATGTTTTTAGCATTTGTTTTATTTCATTCATAAAAGTTGGTTTAAAATATATATCTTCATATAATTCTTTTAATTTTTCTGTGTTTAAATCATATGACTCATTGTTAAATGTACGTTTTATATACCAATCAACATTTGGATCTATATATATCACAGAAAAAATACACATTGAAATATCTCCAACTGGTTGACAATCAATGTTAGTTTTATTAAATAATGCTTCTACTATAGTTCCCTCATCTTTTTTAGATTGTAATTTTAAATATCCACCAGTTAATTCTGTGGAAAATTTTAAAAATGGCAGTCCAACTCCAAACTTTTTTTTTCTTTCTTTTTTTGTTGTAAAAAATGGATCTAATGCCTTTTTTATGTCATCCTCATCCATTCCTTTTCCATAATCTTTAATAATAAATTTAATATTTGTTTTATCTTCTTCAATATATAATTCACATTTTTTAGAATGTGAAGCAACTGCATTTTCACATATATCTGAAATATGGTCTGCAATAGTTTTTAACGTTGCCATATTGGAATCACCTTATTATTATATATAGATTTTTTTAATTCTTCAAACGTTCTTGATGAAGCGTCTACATTACATGCTATCATGTTTAATTCTTGTGGGAAATGTGCATCATTTCCAAAAATAAATCTTTTAAAACCTAACTTTTTTGCTTTCATCATTTCTTTTTCTGATTTTACTTCAACTGCATCAAATTCTAATTTTGGCGGTATTCCAAGTTGTTTAATTAATCCAAATGATCTAAAAATATGTGCTGGAACTATTAAAGTTTCATATTTTCTTGCCATTATATATATATTATCTATACTATACTTAGAAGAACTTCCATAATAAGGCGTTTCTATAATTTTTTTAAATTCTCCATTTTCATTTAATAATATTTGATATCCAAGTTTTTCTGGATCATATTTTTTTATTATTAAACTTTCTTCGATTTTTTTTGAAAATTCTAATAATTCATTAATATTTTTAAAATATACCAATATATGAACTTCTTCAATTGTTTGTACTTCTATTCCAAAAATAACTTTTATTCCATTTTTAGATAATATATCCGAAAAAACTAAAACATTTTTGGCAGAATTATGGTCGGTTATTGATATCCAATCTATTCCTATTTTTTGTAAAACATCTAAATATACTTCTGGTGTCATAGTTATTTCTCCACAAGGAGATAAAACTGTATGATTATGAAAACTACATTTAAAAATTGCCATTATTCCCTCAATAAATTATAAAGACTTCCAGCCAATTCAAATGCTGATTTTTTAGATTTTAATAATACAATATTTTTTTCTTTTGCTATTTTTATAGTTTCTTCCATATATTCTTCATTTTCTGGTAAAATAATTGCCCTTGCACCTACAACTTCAGCTACTGCTATTATATTTTGATGTGATTGATGTGTTATCCATATTGAATCTTCTGGAGCATTTCCCATTACTTCACTTAATAAATCTCCAACATGTCCTGAATTTATATCTTCATCATTAAAATTAGTTATTGATTCTAAATTTAATTCATCAATTATCTTTTTTAATTTCATTTTTTATCCCCCCTAAAAAATATCATTTCTACTTTAAGTCCCTTATCAGGACTAGAAACTACTGTCATTTTATTTGAAAATCTTTTCATATTAGGTAATCCCATTCCGGCTCCAAAACCTTTTTCTCTTATAGTCTCTGATGCTGTTGAATAGCCTTCTTTCATAGCTTTATCTATACATTCTATACCTTTTCCAAAATCTTCAACATAAATTTTTATAAAATCTTCTTTTATATAACAATATATATGTCCTGTAGATCCACTATGTATCACTACATTAGCTTCGGCTTCATATGTAGCTATTGATATTTTCCTTGTTAATTTTGAATCTATTTCTTTACTTAATAAAAATTTTTTTAATTTTGTAGCTGCCATTCCAATACTTTCTATTGAATTATAATTTATTTCATATGAAAAATCTGCCCCAGATTTTTTTTCATTGATAATTATTGATTTAAATTCATTTTCTAAAACTCTTTTTCTTCTTTCATCATGTATATATATATGCCCAAGTTTTTTAAATAACCATTCCATTATATCTAATTTTGTTACAACACCAACAACTTTTTTATCTCTATTCAAAACTGGATAACGACCAAATTTTTTTTCTTGATTAAAATCCAAAAAATCTCTTATTGTATCTTCTTCACTTAAATAAAATGGTTCTTTTGTCATCCAATTTAAAACTCTACTTTCTATACCACCATTTTCAAATACTTTTATTAAATCTTCTATACTTAATATTCCAATTAATTCTAATTTTTTATTTACAACAGGCATTCCTGAAATACCTTTAATTCTCATTATTTCTTTTGCATACTTTATTTTCGTTTCTTCTGTAACTACTATTGGTGGTGTACTCATTATTTCTTTTATCTTTGTATTTGAAAAAACATTTGAAAGTAATTCAACTAACTTATCAACTGTTTTGTTCATATTTCTATCCCCAAATCTGTTCCCATTGCATCTTTTATTCC contains:
- a CDS encoding ATP-binding protein; the protein is MATLKTIADHISDICENAVASHSKKCELYIEEDKTNIKFIIKDYGKGMDEDDIKKALDPFFTTKKERKKKFGVGLPFLKFSTELTGGYLKLQSKKDEGTIVEALFNKTNIDCQPVGDISMCIFSVIYIDPNVDWYIKRTFNNESYDLNTEKLKELYEDIYFKPTFMNEIKQMLKTLETEIKEEN
- a CDS encoding BamA/TamA family outer membrane protein; the protein is MKKFLLIVFLTFIFITSFSITKLTDIKFSNDISYAATKVDKILKDYEIQKDHLVGDIDIQLALKQINELGYFTSLNYKLDEKTGVLNIEITPNPIVKDIKVEILGDGLVDKKDILSNITLKKDIPLNITDYKNSGKNIQRLYNSKGYVYISINSNIKLNSNKLTIEATKVNNKEYKNGTLVFEIKEYSLWDIELQGDMKKLNKEKIKNELGFEFRKEYNNKFFLFRPDVKETYLSIQKYYQIMNKLKQLEYFDENTKMGFKEINIKENKGGELLLVFSGKPKQIIDKDIKIKNVVFKGNNSIDNFKLKESISLFMKKETISNIDLLNALDNLKKVYLDNGYLYVNITPIIENNIITFKFDEMKVGKVEISKEATAKTQDYIINSFVKIKEGNVLNQKDLRNTYTSFTGSGFYSKLDILPKEDGDKIDIILKPKESTKLRKFMFGGTWTPLENKQWYEGFSFTTDLKMPNPFGYGQTFGLNVKLNPVSNQYEAGFDYNVIKLFSSNVDMGFNSKYMYLPSGKYESTFGSTITNQISVGISPRFKISDFSYITTSMAYNDYTKEDNSKYSDFTASTGFLYNKLDGLYRVYNGEYLSLDVMGGINVIEPSKKYLGGNIETKYFTTFQKFTLGTRVKVGYVNDPSNLKSFYSIGGMYTVRGYDFGTLNADSQLLMNAELSYELSTQTIPIDLFIFGDYGNAKDDPSKLLEDSIWSFGTGLKLTIPMLGQVRFEYSWDKNLVGKYTFGFGQVF
- a CDS encoding PHP domain-containing protein, whose translation is MAIFKCSFHNHTVLSPCGEITMTPEVYLDVLQKIGIDWISITDHNSAKNVLVFSDILSKNGIKVIFGIEVQTIEEVHILVYFKNINELLEFSKKIEESLIIKKYDPEKLGYQILLNENGEFKKIIETPYYGSSSKYSIDNIYIMARKYETLIVPAHIFRSFGLIKQLGIPPKLEFDAVEVKSEKEMMKAKKLGFKRFIFGNDAHFPQELNMIACNVDASSRTFEELKKSIYNNKVIPIWQR
- a CDS encoding iron-sulfur binding hydrogenase, whose product is MKLKKIIDELNLESITNFNDEDINSGHVGDLLSEVMGNAPEDSIWITHQSHQNIIAVAEVVGARAIILPENEEYMEETIKIAKEKNIVLLKSKKSAFELAGSLYNLLRE
- a CDS encoding YfcC family protein, which gives rise to MKKFKMPTAYTILMIIIAIVAIMTWVVPTGNYDYVDPNASKLQPIPGTYHSVPKNPQGIGAIIKAPIDGFYDAVDVALFVIVIGGFLGVVMKTGAVDAGIASVTKKLKGREKLMIPILMILFGLGGTTFGMCEETIAFYPLIIPVFIAAGYDAITAVAVIMLGAGVGVLASTVNPFATGIASGFANISLGEGIGLRLFMLIVGEAITIFYVMKYAKKVKQDPSKSLVADMFDKNKEHFLHAKSENDFPELNGRRKAVLWIFAATFIVMVYGVIPFSDIGITAIPTLYWWFGELTTLFFVSAVIIGIVYGMKEEELVGAFINGARDLLGVAIIIGVARGITIVMNNGNITDTILHLGEGSLAKLSSSVFAIVTYLFYLPLSFLIPSTSGLATLSMPIMAPLGDFAHVSRDIIITAYQSANGILNLFTPTSAVVMGGLAIARVPYGTWLKFLWKLLAILFVFSILSLVIGVAL
- a CDS encoding CBS domain-containing protein, producing MNKTVDKLVELLSNVFSNTKIKEIMSTPPIVVTEETKIKYAKEIMRIKGISGMPVVNKKLELIGILSIEDLIKVFENGGIESRVLNWMTKEPFYLSEEDTIRDFLDFNQEKKFGRYPVLNRDKKVVGVVTKLDIMEWLFKKLGHIYIHDERRKRVLENEFKSIIINEKKSGADFSYEINYNSIESIGMAATKLKKFLLSKEIDSKLTRKISIATYEAEANVVIHSGSTGHIYCYIKEDFIKIYVEDFGKGIECIDKAMKEGYSTASETIREKGFGAGMGLPNMKRFSNKMTVVSSPDKGLKVEMIFFRGDKK